A DNA window from Thiopseudomonas alkaliphila contains the following coding sequences:
- a CDS encoding MFS transporter, with protein MRQPYPDGLATPQRYGAIVAIGLGIMLSVLDGTIVNVALPTVTRELQTTEAHSIWAVNAFQLAVLISLLPLSSLGDRLGYHRIYLTGIVGFIFTSLLCGFAPSLGSLVAARTLQGVSAAAVMSVNTALVRQIYPKAKLGRGMAINSLVVALSAAAGPSIAAAVLSVASWHWLFWINVPVGLAAAILSFKFLPRRTPQKPEHAYDYLGAVFNALTFGLFFLAVSGLAHQLSSGLIVGAVVGCGLIGTLFVRQQQGSSVPLLPLDLLRIPIFRLSIITSMSSFTAQMLVMISLPFYLQGVLQRGVVETGLLLTPWPIAVMIVAPIAGRLVGKVHAGILGALGLALFALGLGLLAVLGEQVSNADFAWRVALCGAGFALFQSPNNYTLISSAPANRSGGASGMLGTARLTGQTLGASLVALLFTWYPANAGQLAISVACGLAVLGAVLSALRIRQRIPS; from the coding sequence ATGCGTCAACCGTATCCGGATGGATTAGCTACCCCGCAACGCTATGGCGCAATAGTCGCGATAGGCTTGGGGATTATGCTGTCGGTGCTGGATGGCACCATTGTCAACGTAGCGCTACCTACTGTTACCCGAGAGTTACAAACCACCGAGGCACACTCGATTTGGGCAGTAAATGCCTTCCAGCTGGCGGTTTTAATTAGTCTGCTGCCTTTGTCATCGCTGGGTGATCGATTGGGTTACCATCGCATTTACTTAACCGGTATTGTCGGTTTTATTTTTACCTCATTACTTTGTGGTTTTGCTCCCAGTTTAGGCTCCTTGGTTGCAGCTCGCACCCTGCAGGGCGTTTCAGCTGCAGCAGTGATGAGTGTCAACACAGCTTTGGTGCGGCAAATTTATCCAAAGGCAAAGCTTGGGCGTGGGATGGCGATTAACTCATTGGTCGTCGCTTTATCAGCTGCCGCAGGGCCGAGTATCGCCGCTGCGGTATTGTCCGTTGCTAGTTGGCACTGGTTATTTTGGATTAATGTGCCAGTGGGATTAGCTGCTGCTATTTTATCCTTTAAGTTTTTACCACGACGGACTCCACAGAAGCCAGAGCATGCTTACGATTACTTAGGCGCGGTATTTAATGCGTTAACTTTTGGCTTGTTCTTCTTAGCCGTCAGTGGATTAGCGCATCAACTAAGCAGTGGCTTAATTGTCGGTGCAGTTGTGGGTTGTGGGTTGATAGGCACTCTTTTTGTGCGTCAGCAGCAAGGCTCAAGCGTGCCGTTATTACCTTTGGATTTATTGCGTATACCTATTTTTCGCTTATCAATTATCACTTCCATGAGTTCCTTTACTGCACAGATGTTAGTCATGATTTCCTTGCCTTTCTATTTGCAGGGTGTATTGCAGCGCGGTGTGGTTGAGACGGGGCTTTTATTAACGCCTTGGCCAATTGCAGTGATGATTGTGGCGCCGATCGCTGGGCGTTTAGTGGGTAAGGTGCATGCTGGAATTTTGGGGGCCTTAGGTTTGGCTCTGTTTGCATTAGGCTTAGGCCTGTTGGCGGTGTTAGGTGAGCAAGTGAGCAATGCCGACTTTGCTTGGCGGGTGGCACTCTGTGGGGCAGGCTTTGCGCTCTTTCAATCGCCTAATAATTACACCTTAATTAGTTCGGCTCCGGCTAATCGCAGTGGCGGTGCCAGCGGTATGCTTGGTACGGCGCGCCTCACTGGGCAAACCTTGGGCGCTTCTTTGGTGGCCTTATTGTTTACTTGGTATCCGGCAAATGCCGGGCAACTTGCAATTAGTGTAGCCTGTGGCTTGGCAGTGTTAGGGGCAGTATTAAGTGCGTTGAGAATTCGCCAGCGAATTCCTAGTTAA
- a CDS encoding acyloxyacyl hydrolase: MQHIPLKKSLASLLGALLSLYCLPANALDVTAAVGFTGESTWTLRLAAQSDFKRSWWVTDTGQLSGYWDGAYTYWQGDKTVDNHSLSLSPVFRYEFNARAVKPYVEAGIGLAAFSKTRLEKQKLSTALQFEDRIGMGLRFAQQEVGVRVIHYSNAGIKRPNDGVENYTVHYRMYF; this comes from the coding sequence ATGCAGCACATACCACTAAAAAAATCTTTAGCTTCATTGCTTGGGGCATTGCTAAGCTTATATTGCCTACCAGCCAATGCGCTGGATGTTACTGCTGCAGTGGGCTTTACTGGAGAGTCTACTTGGACGTTAAGATTAGCTGCCCAGTCCGACTTTAAGCGCAGCTGGTGGGTCACCGATACTGGGCAGTTATCAGGGTATTGGGATGGCGCTTACACCTATTGGCAAGGCGATAAGACGGTAGACAATCACAGTTTGTCGCTGAGTCCGGTTTTTCGCTACGAGTTTAACGCACGTGCGGTTAAGCCTTATGTCGAAGCGGGTATCGGTTTAGCTGCTTTTAGTAAGACTCGTTTAGAAAAGCAAAAACTCAGCACGGCTTTGCAGTTTGAGGACCGTATCGGTATGGGGCTACGTTTTGCCCAGCAAGAAGTTGGGGTGCGGGTGATCCATTACTCGAATGCGGGAATTAAGCGTCCCAATGATGGGGTGGAAAACTACACGGTGCATTATCGAATGTATTTTTAA
- the murI gene encoding glutamate racemase, with amino-acid sequence MQAPIGIFDSGVGGLSVLTEVQALLPNERLIYIADSHYLPYGDKPNALVIERSVKLTEYLLAQQAKAVIVACNTATAAAAGYLRECWPELPIIGLEPAVKPAASYSKQGKIGVLATQGTLSSQRFASLLERYAAALEVVSQPCIGLADQIERGLLTTSETRALLERYLQPIQQAGCDALVLGCTHYPFIKPLLEELLDDSIKVFDTGPAIARQLRTVLFQRGLLADQSSTHLPAFYTTGWPAQFEQVLHLLLNIRTAVQPLSLE; translated from the coding sequence ATGCAAGCGCCAATTGGGATTTTTGATTCTGGGGTAGGTGGCTTATCGGTATTAACCGAGGTGCAAGCGTTATTACCCAATGAGCGTTTAATTTATATTGCCGATAGTCACTACTTGCCTTATGGCGATAAGCCCAATGCGTTAGTGATTGAACGCAGTGTAAAACTAACCGAATACCTGTTAGCGCAGCAAGCTAAAGCAGTTATTGTTGCCTGTAATACCGCGACGGCTGCCGCAGCTGGGTATTTACGGGAGTGTTGGCCAGAGCTACCTATTATTGGCTTGGAGCCTGCGGTTAAGCCAGCTGCTAGCTACAGCAAGCAAGGAAAAATTGGCGTTTTGGCGACGCAAGGCACTTTGTCTAGCCAGCGTTTTGCTTCGTTATTAGAGCGTTATGCCGCCGCACTTGAAGTAGTTAGTCAGCCTTGTATAGGCTTGGCAGATCAAATTGAGCGTGGGCTACTCACCACCAGCGAGACCCGCGCTCTATTAGAACGCTACCTGCAACCTATTCAGCAGGCGGGGTGCGATGCTTTAGTCTTGGGTTGTACTCATTACCCCTTTATCAAGCCTTTGCTGGAAGAGTTACTAGATGATTCGATTAAGGTATTTGATACGGGGCCAGCGATTGCTCGGCAGCTGCGTACAGTTTTGTTTCAACGTGGACTGTTAGCTGATCAGTCAAGCACTCACTTACCAGCGTTTTATACCACCGGCTGGCCCGCACAATTTGAACAGGTATTGCATCTATTGCTAAACATACGTACTGCCGTGCAGCCGTTGTCACTGGAGTGA
- a CDS encoding molybdopterin-synthase adenylyltransferase MoeB, producing the protein MLSDAELLRYSRQVLLQQVDIEGQLALKNSTVLIVGLGGLGSPVALYLAAAGVGRLLLADFDRVDHTNLQRQILHSTETVEQLKTESAQARLRALNPEIVLHSIDQQLDTDSLAAWVQQATIVLDCTDNFLIREQLNQVCIAQQTPWISGAAIRLHGQLTAFDPRVDNSPCYFCLYGAGDEQQLTCSEAGVLGPLVGTIGSLQALETIKQLVGFGRSMVGRLLLVDGLTTEFRELKVKRDPECPVCATTHGSLGVK; encoded by the coding sequence ATGTTAAGCGATGCTGAGTTACTGCGTTACAGTCGTCAAGTGCTGCTGCAGCAGGTTGATATTGAAGGGCAGCTGGCGCTAAAAAATAGCACGGTGTTGATTGTTGGGTTAGGTGGTCTAGGCTCACCTGTGGCTTTGTATTTAGCAGCAGCGGGAGTGGGACGTTTATTATTAGCTGATTTTGATCGGGTCGATCACACTAATTTACAGCGGCAAATTTTGCACTCCACAGAAACGGTTGAGCAGCTAAAAACTGAGTCGGCCCAAGCGCGTTTACGGGCACTTAATCCAGAAATTGTGCTGCACAGCATTGATCAACAACTGGATACAGACAGCTTGGCGGCGTGGGTGCAGCAGGCGACGATCGTTTTAGATTGTACGGATAATTTTTTAATTCGTGAGCAGCTCAATCAAGTATGTATTGCCCAGCAAACACCTTGGATTAGTGGGGCGGCGATTCGTTTGCATGGTCAGCTTACGGCATTTGACCCCAGAGTTGACAATAGCCCTTGTTATTTTTGTTTGTATGGGGCCGGTGATGAGCAACAGCTGACCTGTAGTGAAGCGGGTGTGTTAGGGCCATTGGTAGGCACGATTGGTAGCTTGCAAGCTTTAGAAACGATTAAGCAACTGGTTGGATTTGGTCGCTCAATGGTCGGGCGCCTGTTATTGGTTGACGGCCTGACTACCGAATTTCGCGAGCTAAAAGTTAAACGTGATCCTGAGTGTCCGGTCTGTGCTACCACTCATGGGTCGTTAGGCGTCAAGTAA